The following coding sequences lie in one Polynucleobacter sp. HIN7 genomic window:
- the folE2 gene encoding GTP cyclohydrolase FolE2 gives MNDLNTHFLNTTALPDIQGGHDLRALAIERVGIRGIKHPIHVQSGSGSFPTVAQFEMDVALPADQKGTHMSRFVHLLHDEQGAYSGSKIVGMAKKMLPLLQAKQGRIQMQYTHFEKKSAPVSSVESWMDYEVTYRVEAKQMPDESVDIDLYLQAIVPVMSLCPCSKEISEYGAHNQRSHVTILVKVDPAANLNVEELLRIAETEASSELWAILKRPDEKWVTERAYETPKFVEDLVRDVATRLKHDERILSLMVEAENFESIHNHSAFARINLP, from the coding sequence ATGAATGATTTAAACACCCACTTCCTGAACACGACTGCCTTACCTGACATTCAAGGTGGTCATGACCTTCGCGCTCTTGCGATTGAGCGTGTTGGAATTCGTGGCATCAAGCATCCCATTCATGTTCAAAGTGGTTCTGGATCATTTCCAACTGTTGCTCAGTTTGAAATGGACGTGGCACTCCCAGCTGACCAAAAGGGGACCCATATGTCGCGCTTTGTCCATCTTTTGCACGATGAGCAAGGCGCTTACAGTGGCTCAAAGATCGTTGGGATGGCAAAAAAAATGTTACCCCTGTTGCAGGCGAAGCAGGGCCGTATTCAAATGCAATACACCCATTTTGAAAAGAAAAGCGCACCCGTTTCCTCGGTAGAAAGTTGGATGGATTACGAGGTCACGTATCGTGTCGAGGCCAAACAAATGCCTGATGAAAGCGTCGATATTGACTTGTATCTGCAGGCTATCGTACCGGTCATGAGCTTATGCCCATGTTCAAAAGAGATTTCGGAATACGGCGCCCACAATCAGCGCTCGCATGTCACCATTTTGGTCAAAGTCGATCCTGCCGCCAATCTGAATGTTGAAGAGCTATTACGTATTGCGGAGACCGAAGCCTCAAGCGAGTTATGGGCTATTTTGAAGCGCCCTGACGAAAAGTGGGTAACAGAGCGCGCGTATGAGACTCCTAAATTTGTGGAAGACTTAGTACGTGATGTTGCTACCCGGTTAAAGCACGATGAACGAATCCTGTCTTTGATGGTCGAAGCTGAAAACTTTGAGTCCATCCACAACCACAGTGCGTTCGCCCGTATCAACCTTCCTTAA
- the tsaD gene encoding tRNA (adenosine(37)-N6)-threonylcarbamoyltransferase complex transferase subunit TsaD yields the protein MIVLGIETSCDETGLAIYDTGAWEAGRPAHHGILGAALHSQIEMHQDYGGVVPELASRDHIRRLIPLLNKALKDSGRTFQEVDAIAYTQGPGLAGALLVGSAFANALALATQKPLVGVHHLEGHLLSPLLADGSSRPPEFPFVALLVSGGHTQLMLVNRIGDYQLLGETVDDAAGEAFDKTAKLLGLDYPGGAALSKLAESGKAAGFDLPRPMLHSKDLDFSFSGLKTAVLHQVKKVQSTNSDTESFRANLACAFVEAVTDVLSHKAMAALEQMECRDLVVAGGVGANTQLRKKLTAMATACGYQVHYPPIELCTDNGVMIAFAGALRLLQSGSTTNGAFDIKPRWDLSSLDRSNH from the coding sequence ATGATAGTCCTCGGTATTGAAACCTCCTGCGACGAAACCGGCCTAGCCATCTATGACACAGGGGCCTGGGAGGCTGGAAGACCTGCCCATCATGGCATCTTAGGTGCCGCTTTACACTCCCAAATTGAGATGCACCAAGATTATGGTGGGGTGGTTCCTGAATTGGCCTCACGAGACCATATTCGCCGCTTAATTCCTTTATTAAACAAGGCGTTAAAAGATTCTGGCCGCACCTTCCAGGAAGTCGATGCCATTGCCTACACCCAGGGGCCTGGTCTGGCAGGCGCCCTGCTGGTGGGATCAGCCTTTGCCAATGCACTAGCCCTGGCAACCCAAAAACCCCTGGTCGGAGTTCATCATTTAGAGGGTCATCTGCTATCCCCTTTGCTGGCAGATGGATCCTCGCGCCCACCTGAATTCCCCTTTGTTGCCCTATTGGTCTCCGGTGGGCATACGCAACTCATGCTCGTAAATCGAATTGGGGACTATCAACTGCTTGGGGAAACAGTGGATGATGCAGCCGGTGAGGCGTTTGACAAGACTGCCAAATTATTAGGTCTTGACTACCCAGGCGGGGCAGCGCTCTCAAAATTGGCAGAGTCTGGAAAGGCTGCCGGATTTGATTTACCCAGACCGATGTTGCATTCCAAGGATCTGGATTTTTCGTTTTCGGGACTAAAAACCGCAGTGCTGCACCAAGTCAAAAAAGTGCAATCCACCAATTCTGATACCGAGTCTTTTCGTGCCAACCTCGCCTGTGCATTTGTTGAGGCCGTGACCGATGTCTTAAGTCATAAAGCAATGGCAGCACTCGAGCAAATGGAGTGTCGTGATTTAGTGGTTGCCGGAGGTGTGGGTGCCAATACCCAGCTTCGGAAAAAACTCACCGCAATGGCAACTGCATGCGGGTATCAGGTTCACTATCCACCAATCGAGTTATGCACTGATAACGGAGTAATGATTGCATTTGCAGGAGCACTTCGACTACTACAAAGTGGTTCGACCACGAATGGAGCGTTTGATATCAAACCCCGTTGGGATCTGAGTTCTTTAGATCGCTCCAATCATTAA
- the rpsU gene encoding 30S ribosomal protein S21 encodes MTTVRLRENEPFEVALRRFKRTIEKNGLLTDLRAREFYEKPTAERKRKKAAAAKRHYKRIRSQMLPKKLY; translated from the coding sequence ATGACCACAGTCCGCCTTCGCGAAAACGAACCATTTGAAGTGGCATTGCGCCGCTTTAAGCGCACCATTGAGAAGAATGGTCTATTGACCGATCTTCGTGCTCGTGAGTTCTATGAGAAACCCACTGCCGAGCGTAAGCGTAAGAAAGCAGCCGCTGCAAAACGCCATTACAAGCGCATTCGTAGCCAGATGTTGCCTAAAAAGTTGTATTAA
- a CDS encoding helix-turn-helix domain-containing protein: MTTKSTKALTHKQMVNKMLKNSAVKAELNRLNREELSILDEILAARKEAGLSQAQVAKRMGTQAPAIARLESALASGKHSPSLSTLRKYAAALGKRIELHLV; encoded by the coding sequence ATGACAACCAAATCGACTAAAGCGCTGACCCACAAACAAATGGTCAACAAGATGCTTAAGAATTCTGCTGTTAAAGCTGAACTTAATCGACTTAACCGCGAAGAGCTATCAATTTTGGATGAGATTCTTGCTGCCAGAAAAGAAGCGGGGCTATCACAAGCTCAGGTTGCAAAACGCATGGGCACCCAAGCGCCAGCCATTGCAAGGCTAGAAAGCGCTCTGGCCTCTGGAAAACATTCTCCAAGCCTTAGCACGCTGCGCAAATATGCTGCCGCCTTAGGTAAGCGCATTGAGCTTCATTTGGTTTAG
- a CDS encoding type II toxin-antitoxin system RelE/ParE family toxin, protein MKYSIIYYSQEVQEAIMNLPVTLQARYIGLTDRMMEHGPNLGLPHTDAFGGGLFELRLKGAEGIARVFFCLAVKQKIVMLHSFIKKTQKTPDKELKLAKQRMKEFKK, encoded by the coding sequence ATGAAATACTCTATCATTTATTACAGTCAAGAGGTTCAGGAAGCAATCATGAATTTACCAGTTACGCTTCAAGCTCGATATATCGGCTTAACTGACCGAATGATGGAGCATGGACCCAACTTAGGCTTACCTCATACCGATGCATTTGGAGGTGGCCTATTTGAACTAAGGCTTAAAGGTGCAGAGGGTATTGCGCGCGTTTTCTTTTGCTTAGCTGTAAAACAAAAAATTGTCATGCTCCATAGCTTTATAAAGAAAACTCAAAAGACCCCCGATAAAGAATTAAAGCTTGCCAAGCAACGCATGAAGGAGTTTAAGAAATGA
- a CDS encoding GatB/YqeY domain-containing protein → MTLKEQITEDMKSAMRAKETERLGTIRLLLAAIKQREVDERITVDDAGIIAIVEKLIKQRKDSIEQFQKAGRTDLVDQESKELGILQAYMPAQLSEAEVQAAIQKTISSLGAAGPQDMGKVIGALKAQLAGKADMGMVSGMVKAALAK, encoded by the coding sequence ATGACTCTCAAAGAGCAAATTACCGAAGACATGAAGTCAGCTATGCGTGCTAAAGAGACCGAGCGGCTGGGCACCATTCGCTTGTTGTTGGCTGCAATTAAACAGCGCGAAGTGGATGAGCGTATTACGGTAGACGATGCCGGCATCATTGCCATTGTTGAAAAACTGATCAAGCAGCGCAAAGATTCAATTGAGCAGTTTCAGAAAGCAGGTCGCACGGACCTAGTTGACCAAGAATCAAAAGAGTTAGGCATCTTGCAAGCCTATATGCCAGCCCAACTATCAGAGGCTGAAGTACAGGCGGCGATTCAAAAGACAATTTCGAGCTTGGGAGCTGCGGGCCCACAGGATATGGGCAAAGTGATTGGAGCACTCAAGGCACAACTTGCTGGGAAAGCCGATATGGGAATGGTCTCGGGCATGGTCAAGGCCGCTCTCGCAAAGTAG
- the dnaG gene encoding DNA primase, whose amino-acid sequence MIPQSFISDLLNRVDIVDVVGKHVKLKKAGANYQGLCPFHQEKSPSFSVSPTKQFYHCFGCGAHGSAIGFMMEYSGQSYVDAIEDLARSVGLSVPREERNVRDVIAQKQALALGEVMTMASDWYSQQLKGSQRAIDYLKGRGLTGEIAKRYGLGYAPDGWQGLEAVFDSYSKDETAKLLIEAGLIIQGEGADSQSKTKRYDRFRDRIMFPIRNPKGQVIAFGGRILDQGEPKYLNSPETPLFSKGNTLYGLFEGRLAIRDRGFVLVCEGYMDVVALAQLGFANAVATLGTACTPFHVRTLLRQTDRIVFSFDGDAAGQRAAQRALEATLPILSDDKEIRFLFLPSEHDPDSYIRQYGAAAFEQAIHQAMPLSGFFFKLASEGNDLATPEGRAKTHHIAKPWLQSMPAIAMRSQLLRELANRTASSVSELEQFCALTSATKTPLPTTQAQTKSQNIKPVITKPIAARSAKQSRPNVEPPRPTDLSEHIMRLLIQFPILGKDMTPDQRQLAMEVAKKRSDKAHDLMSDLIHQCDILEINTQNPNSSFAVFQDQLATSPLADLYQILRQRILGSEIEYLGAKEDLEGVLNKLELGHLKAEMTEITEKMTQGTANTQDLERYREISQRLSRQ is encoded by the coding sequence CTGATTCCCCAATCCTTTATCTCCGATTTACTCAATCGGGTCGATATTGTGGATGTGGTGGGCAAGCACGTCAAACTCAAAAAGGCGGGCGCGAACTATCAAGGCTTATGTCCTTTTCATCAAGAGAAGTCACCCTCGTTTTCAGTATCCCCCACCAAGCAGTTCTATCACTGCTTCGGGTGCGGGGCGCATGGGTCGGCAATTGGCTTCATGATGGAGTACTCCGGACAGTCTTATGTGGATGCGATTGAAGATCTCGCCCGTTCGGTGGGCCTGTCTGTTCCCCGTGAAGAGCGCAATGTTCGTGATGTGATTGCGCAAAAGCAAGCCCTGGCCCTTGGCGAAGTAATGACTATGGCGAGCGATTGGTATTCTCAGCAACTAAAAGGATCGCAGCGGGCCATTGACTACCTGAAGGGGCGTGGTTTGACCGGCGAGATTGCCAAGCGCTATGGCCTTGGGTATGCACCTGATGGCTGGCAGGGACTCGAGGCGGTATTTGATTCGTATAGCAAGGATGAAACTGCCAAGTTACTGATCGAGGCTGGCTTGATTATCCAGGGAGAGGGTGCCGACAGTCAGAGCAAGACCAAACGTTATGACCGCTTTCGTGATCGGATCATGTTCCCCATTCGAAATCCCAAAGGACAAGTGATTGCCTTTGGCGGCCGCATCTTAGATCAAGGGGAGCCTAAGTATTTAAATTCTCCAGAGACCCCGTTGTTTTCCAAAGGAAATACTCTTTATGGATTATTTGAGGGACGCTTAGCGATTCGGGATCGCGGATTTGTCTTGGTCTGTGAAGGCTATATGGATGTGGTGGCTTTGGCCCAACTAGGCTTTGCCAATGCGGTTGCCACCTTGGGGACTGCGTGCACACCCTTTCATGTGCGCACTTTATTGCGCCAAACCGATCGGATTGTATTTTCATTTGATGGGGATGCAGCCGGTCAGCGTGCGGCGCAGCGTGCGCTGGAGGCAACCCTACCCATCTTGAGTGACGATAAAGAAATTCGTTTTTTATTTTTGCCCAGCGAGCATGATCCCGATAGCTATATTCGTCAATATGGCGCTGCCGCGTTTGAGCAAGCAATTCATCAGGCGATGCCCTTATCCGGATTCTTTTTCAAGCTTGCGAGCGAGGGTAATGATCTAGCAACTCCAGAGGGTCGAGCTAAAACCCATCACATAGCCAAACCATGGCTGCAATCGATGCCAGCGATTGCCATGCGCTCTCAATTGCTGCGTGAGCTTGCGAATCGTACCGCATCGAGTGTGAGTGAGCTTGAGCAATTTTGTGCATTGACTTCTGCTACTAAAACTCCGCTCCCTACCACTCAAGCCCAAACCAAATCGCAGAATATCAAACCGGTAATTACAAAACCGATCGCCGCACGATCGGCAAAGCAGTCCCGTCCTAACGTTGAACCACCCAGGCCAACCGATTTGTCAGAACACATCATGCGTTTACTGATTCAGTTCCCGATTCTTGGAAAAGACATGACCCCCGATCAACGTCAATTGGCAATGGAGGTCGCCAAAAAACGATCAGATAAGGCGCATGATTTAATGAGCGACCTGATTCATCAGTGCGACATTTTGGAGATCAATACTCAAAATCCAAATTCTTCCTTTGCGGTTTTTCAGGATCAGTTAGCAACCAGTCCATTGGCCGATTTGTACCAAATCCTCAGGCAACGCATTTTGGGTTCTGAGATTGAGTATCTTGGAGCAAAAGAGGATCTGGAGGGAGTCTTAAATAAGCTAGAACTTGGTCATTTGAAAGCCGAAATGACTGAAATTACCGAAAAAATGACTCAGGGAACTGCAAATACACAGGATTTAGAGCGCTACCGGGAAATTAGTCAGCGTTTGAGTAGGCAGTAG